The window AGACATCACGAAAGCTCCCTTGCCCTAGCTCAAGGTAACTTTAGAGTTACCTGGAGCTTAAGATAACTTTACATGTTCGAAAGTAGCAGCGCGTGGTCCCACAGAATCTTAGTCATATGTTCACAGCAGTACGCTGTATATGAATCCATTTAGTCCCGTTTTATTGCTGTACTGACAGTATCTGAAAcctcttttctcctgcagcagaagtacAGCAACATCCCCTGTTTCTGGGAAAAACAACCATCAGGCTGCTTGAGGATCAGTTGCGCCTTCCATCACAGCAAACCTCGCAGcataaatggactttttttgccGCCGAGTAACagtgagtaaaaatattttctcagccgTTTGTCCAGTAGAGCTCTTAAGTAAGTGCACAAAAACGTCCTTCCAGCGCTTACGTAGCGTACGTGCAGGTGAAGAAATGTACCATGGCAAATCAATCAGGTATGATCCGCTATGCCGGCAAgttgaaggcaaagaaaggaattggATTGGCATTTGAATAGGGTTGccatatgactttttttagctgtctgcttACGAATCTTTGTAACTATCGGTGACATGAAAGGTGAAGTCACAAAAGGCAGTTTAGGTTGCTAAGATCCATGGAGTAAAAATGTTGCCTTCCTTGGGTATTTGCTAGATGAAATCTCTCCAGGAGTGAAAATGGTTAGTGGGCAGGTAAGcacttaagagaaatgaaaagcagcgtGTGTGgttggagggaggaggttgttagggccaccagcagcagtatcTGTTGATAGAGCACAACATGTTATATGGATGAGACACCCCTTGTAGAGACAACATCAGATTACAgtgctgtgtgtgcagatgtatttccagtttgtcgtttggaataaattaataaattaaatcaataaatacattactaatgaaatgaataaataaaggctCTACCAAGTTAAGTGTtgtatcttaatttctcttgcacGAGATACAACAAATCTGGTCTGCAGGTGTGCTACTAAAATGCCTTTAACATGATACACATGCTGCTCATAGGCAAGCAAGAGATGCACAAGAATCTGGTTGAGTGTAAATTAATGTCATGAACTTCATATTCCTTCTCAAAATCTACACTTTGCACTTAGTAGAGAGAGTTGTGGTTCAGaagattttgagagaaaaaattgtcGACAAGCTAAAAATTGGTACTCCTGTGCTTAGCGTTGCTAAACTCTTCAAAATCGATGCCATGGCCTGCCTATTATTCAgcatgcttaaaatattttcacaggtgGGGTTCTAAACTCATTGACTCACTTCAGCCCCCGTATTACTAATCCCATGTTGTCCCATAGTGTAAAtatctgcctgctttttcagactttctgtaCTTGGAAGACGCTCTTTTGCCGACCTCAGCAGAAGATTTTTCGGAAAAGGCACAATCCGTCTATTTAATGACTCCTTCAGTATGGCAATGATTTCAAGAAGATACCTGCTGGCCTGAACCTGGATTTGATCTTCCAGTTCCCTCctaacaaaatgaatgtaatgttCTTTCCTGCAGATGCCCCATTGCAACAAGGTGTCCAAGAAGGGATTCCGCACCCAGCCCATGGTCAAGAGTCactcagaaatcaaaagaatattttacgaCCAATTCACCCTCCACTGACTATACACCTCAACGATGAAGACGACGATGAGGAcgatgatgaagaggaggagaacggtaaacaattttttctttcgtTTACCGGGGGGTAGAAGGGGGTTTTCCACTCTCGCAATGCACTTTGCAACTCGTTTATTAGCATAACCATCAAACCATCCTCTTTTGAGAAAAGAGGTCTTGACGGGTTTTTGACATAATCTCCAAACTATTGGAACTGGTAGTCACTCttcaaaatttctcaaaatttggGGACAAAATGACAAGTTCAGGAGGTGGTActtcttctctgggaaacaaacTTTTGAACAGGGGCTGTACACTCTCCTCACTGAAGGTGAAGTCACAGGTTGGTTTACAAAAGGTAGCTGTGTGACTTCCCCTTAAATACTTTGCTCAAAgtatttacctattaaactgtctttctttcaagccacgagttttctcactttttctctgccgattctctcccccatcccaccatggagGGCAGGTTTCTCATGCTGACTAGAAGCCTTGTTTCACTGATTTCCTAAACTCTGTAGGCGGTCTCATTTTACTACAGAAAGATATTCTTCAATCTAGCAAAGAGAATCCCCTCAAAACTCTTCATTAGTTTAACcgagtgtgtatgtgtatacatttattgctatattagattttatttaggttttgaaaTGTAGTTAAACCGTTGACTGAGAGACTCCTTGGGAAGGAATGAACCGTGCAGTCCCAGGGGGTGAAAGCGAGAGACCGACCTGCTCTCATGCGTGCACTCCGCAAATTCCTGTGCTAGTTCTCAGGCCGCCccaagctgcttttcactttccccctgcccttcgGGGCTGCCTGTTAGCGCTTCCTAACTCGGTTTCAGTCCGAGTAAGCCACCTCAAtttaaacagtataaaaagGAGGGCTTTGCTGATCTTAGCGGCCTTAACTGAGACAGACAAGGAGCactcccttcaccagctctgccGGCAGACATTGCAGCAGAGGAACTTTGGGCAGAGCTTGTTGTATACGTGTTGGAACTGCAAttccactgcagctggaaactCCTGCTATTCAGGaatcatttttctgtccagaatCAGAGGTTGccgtcagaaaaaaacaaaccctgaccACAATGAAACTCACGTTGGTTTTTGACCATTAAGAATTGTTGAAGGTCTTTGTATAGATACCGcgtaaccttttaaaaatactgcctaCAGGTGCTCCTGACTGGGTGCCTCAGACTGCTGCAGACcttgaagaggaaagagcaataaaggaaatatgctATCAATCTGGTAAGTAGGAAATCAGtcactctttcctaaacagcaatatagtcactctttcctaaacagcaatactgccgatacagtaaacattgggttttttcctcccctggggGTATGTTTAGGAGAGTATTACGGGATTCAGTACCCTCAGGAACACCAATCAACAAAAACTGTGTCTTCACCTCGGGAAAACGAGCTACTACCCTGGGAAGCTACCGAGCGAGACTTGCAGGCAGGcaagtgcttttcatcttctgggACATCGTttaccactttttaaattactgttacaGGGAGAAACTACTCCATAGCttgcccctcctcccctcttctttaaTGTAGTGACAATGAAGGATAGCGTATTACAAAGAGCGTCAACAGACTTCACTACTTTTTCCCCATATACATGGGTAGTGTCACACACGTGGCGACTACCTGCGTCCACTGGCGAGGGAAAAGGTAGAAATGGGCTATTAAGCCTATGTCTACTTTCCTGAGACACACGACAGACGTGGTCTTCCCTACAATTTTTCCTCACGACCAAGATTTATGTCACCTCATTGAGATAGACTTAGACTATCGACAAGGAAATCAGTAACAAACAGGCAAATACAGGTTCTAATATAGGTCTGTCTTTAGAATTAGatacattcagagaaaaggatagagatgtttccccaaagcatttcttccagacagttctctgaggtttttggtACCACAATGACATGCATcttgaaaataccagaaattcaGTCAGATAGGAtcactgagggaggaagagaatggcAGCGCCATTCCCTGGGCTTACACACAAGCAGCTAAACCACTCTCTCTGTTGCCCTTCCAGGCGACGGTGATACAGTTCCTACAacatttaagaatgcaaaaggagaaggagagagctcAGGAACGACAGTACCAGCAGAGACCATTCCCAGAACAGATCGTGGATCCTTTGAAAACGGAGGTAATACACTTTagcatcagcttctctttgctgaacatcatgtgctaagtaaaaaaacctgaacgtGCACGCATTAAGCTTCACCATTTTAGATCTgagttattctttctttgttatgttcTAGAGACTCTTTCTCACGCTGCACCATTACCTATAACAATCAAAACCACTCTTTACCATTCTGCTTGGGTTAGCAtcattctaggaaaaaaaaatcctctatgCTGATTCCAAttgaatttttcctgcttaattttggaaaagaattgctTCTGTGAAGTTATAAAACAGACATGTCCGCAGTAGAATACCCTTACCACTAGGTACGTTGACATCGGAGCTAAAGCCAATGTGACAAGGTTGAAGCTTTGGCCGTTCACTGGTAGTGCTGCAATGCTCCTTGGCACCACGTCAGCAACGCCAGGTCAGCTGTTACAAGCATGCCTGGGCCCATGCTGTAAACTGTATCACCGATGTGCCTGAGGATTAAACTTATATCAAGTTATAAACTGAAGTTAGTTTGCATGCCACatcatttcagttgttcagcTCGCAGGACAACACGTAGCTCAACTGACGATGCAGCCGAGCCAGAGGAAAAGCGTGCCTCATGTGCAGCACGTGAGAAATAAGCACCGGTAGGCAGGACCATGCTAATTAAGGTTCCTGGTTTGTTGCTAACTGAGTTACCTTGTAGCGACACACAGACCAGGGTTGTCACCCTATGCTCTGGAGTCCCTTTGCATTGGGTTCCCATTTAGATGGTACACTTTgactttggaaaaggatttgttCCCCCTGTGACACGCACATAaattgcatgcagcttttgattCGCAGTGATTACAAACGCGTATGTGGATTAAAGCCaatgtttgtacttttaaactgtaaacccaaaatacagtattcatgAAGATTTGCAAATTCATAATGAGAAGCATTCTAAGCCAGAAGCAGTCAAAGACATTGAACGAGTCCAACATCTTTGTGTTTATAGTCAATTTTTGAGTTTCCTTGCGAGATTTTGCAACGGTGAACTCTTCTAGAGGAACCATAACCGCTTCCGCTTTCCTTCTGAGGAACGGCACTTTTAACATGTACAGCCCAAGAAGACCTGTGTATGAAGTGGgagatctgctttaaaaaaaaaaaccaaaaccaaaaaccaaaaaaaattcccaaaaaacccaaccaaacaaaaaagcatttttggaggagaagattgtgcctgcttttgcaaaaagtaaatatgcgCTATTTTAATCCCTCAGGAACCAATCGCATGGAGCGGGTAAAGAACTATCCCGgtaaagaagcaaaggagaag of the Grus americana isolate bGruAme1 chromosome 1, bGruAme1.mat, whole genome shotgun sequence genome contains:
- the LOC129201542 gene encoding uncharacterized protein C12orf50 homolog, with translation MAAAGNERSFHVCSPYAQQKYSNIPCFWEKQPSGCLRISCAFHHSKPRSINGLFLPPSNNAPLQQGVQEGIPHPAHGQESLRNQKNILRPIHPPLTIHLNDEDDDEDDDEEEENGAPDWVPQTAADLEEERAIKEICYQSGEYYGIQYPQEHQSTKTVSSPRENELLPWEATERDLQAGDGDTVPTTFKNAKGEGESSGTTVPAETIPRTDRGSFENGGTNRMERVKNYPGKEAKEKQWISEGESKSHNTGTGKGIHTPDPKAKPRRQQRGQSKDDEAASAIPPVRETRRDTYFSSSEPRRSAYVVYRTATVTQEPKCNGPTGCLHRNIHFVQVKDVRGTIRLLWKIL